In Amia ocellicauda isolate fAmiCal2 chromosome 7, fAmiCal2.hap1, whole genome shotgun sequence, one genomic interval encodes:
- the LOC136753989 gene encoding myoD family inhibitor, whose product MPLSLAVSEADSACALDNKRSLTDDPSANESAQLLPHRETQPAPVGVPGPALPQPQTPPNGCVPAETPPPPLNGHPHNGSVSNGTTPICSPPPSRAPHPAQCNCHAHPGRRPRLSSAPSGKSQHSLKSTAAQIQQAAGDDRCVHCVLACLFCELPSLCSALLLCLACGRGCGGGGCCGGGASGGGGGEDVCSTGVDCGILEDCCQSSDCLEICFECCSICFPA is encoded by the exons ATGCCTCTCTCCCTCGCTGTCT CAGAGGCAGACAGCGCATGTGCGTTGGACAATAAGCGATCCTTGACTGACGACCCCTCGGCCAATGAGAGTGCCCAGCTGCTCCCTCACCGTGAGACGCAGCCTGCCCCAGTAGGAGTGCCAG GCCCCGCCCTACCTCAGCCACAGACTCCGCCCAATGGGTGTGTCCCAGCAGAAACACCGCCTCCCCCGCTCAATGGACACCCCCACAATGGGAGTGTATCCAACGGGACCACACCCATCTGCTCCCCTCCCCCCAGCCGGGCCCCACACCCCGCGCAGTGCAATTGCCACGCCCACCCGGGCAGACGGCCGCGCCTCAGCTCCGCCCCAAGTGGCAAGAGCCAGCACAGCCTGAAGAGCACAGCGGCGCAGATCCAGCAGGCAGCTGGCGACG ACCGCTGTGTGCACTGCGTCCTGGCCTGCCTGTTCTGTGAGCTGCCCTCTCTGTGCTCCGCGCTGCTGCTCTGCCTGGCCTGTGGGCGGGGCTGCGGGGGCGGGGGCTGCTGTGGGGGCGGGGCCTCTGGGGGCGGGGGCGGTGAGGACGTCTGCTCCACCGGGGTGGATTGTGGGATACTGGAGGACTGCTGCCAGTCGTCGGACTGCCTGGAGATCTGCTTCGAGTGCTGCTCCATCTGCTTCCCTGCCTaa
- the LOC136753761 gene encoding CXXC-type zinc finger protein 1, whose amino-acid sequence MDSEVSDMEQGPGHDSSMEGENGENAPVYCICRKPDINCFMIGCDHCNEWFHGNCINVTEKMAKAIREWYCQKCRDKDNSLEIKYRPKKSREKEAELERPDKQRGTPDFKIDRRRGSRIKRSARMCGECEPCRRTEDCAQCDFCKDMKKFGGPNKIRQKCRLRQCEVRARKMLRVRDDEFQMLKDVDDSRSKDEQLSDEYDEQELALYQQYKAAGYDDHNMPWLSDEDDGPFLDPVLRKRAVKVKHVKRREKKSDKKKEEYKPRRHKQKQRHRERVKHSERAETREGSGLRQCLGPGCVEVSRANSKYCSEDCGMKLAANRIYEILPQRIQQWQQSPCVAEEQGKKLLERIRREQQQARLRLQDMERRFHELESIIVKAKQQQVQQDEEVNEGDSDDTDLQIFCVSCSHPVNPKVALRHMERCYAKYESQTSFGSMYPTRIEGATRLFCDVYNPQSKTYCKRLQVLCPEHSRDPKVQADEVCGCPLVRDVFEPTGEFCRVAKRKCNRHYCWEKLRRAEVDLERVRVWYKLDELFEQERNVRTAMTNRAGLLALMLHQTIQHDPLTTDLRTGKDR is encoded by the exons ATG GACAGCGAGGTGTCGGACATGGAGCAGGGCCCCGGGCACGACAGCAGCATGGAGGGGGAGAACGGCGAGAACGCGCCCGTGTACTGCATCTGTCGCAAGCCCGACATCAACTGCTTCATGAT CGGCTGTGACCACTGTAACGAGTGGTTCCACGGCAACTGCATCAACGTGACGGAGAAGATGGCCAAGGCGATCCGGGAGTGGTACTGCCAGAAGTGCCGAG ACAAGGACAACTCGCTGGAGATTAAGTACCGCCCCAAGAAGAGCCGTGAGAAGGAGGCCGAGCTCGAACGTCCGGACAAGCAGCGCGGCACCCCCGACTTCAAGATCGACCGGCGGCGGGGGTCAAGG atCAAGCGCTCGGCCCGGATGTGTGGCGAGTGTGAGCCGTGCCGCCGCACCGAGGACTGTGCGCAGTGTGACTTCTGTAAGGACATGAAGAAGTTCGGCGGCCCCAACAAGATCCGCCAGAAGTGCCGGCTCAGGCAGTGCGAGGTCCGGGCCAGG AAGATGCTGCGTGTCCGTGACGACGAATTCCAGATGCTCAAGGACGTGGACGACAGCCGGTCCAAGGATGAGCAGCTGTCGGACGAGTATGACGAGCAGGAGCTGGCGCTGTACCAGCAGTACAAGGCTGCAGGCTACGACGACCACAACATG CCGTGGCTCAGTGATGAAGACGACGGGCCGTTCCTGGACCCCGTGCTGAGGAAGAGGGCCGTCAAGGTCAAGCACGTcaagaggagagagaagaagTCCGACAAGAAG aaAGAGGAGTACAAGCCCCGGCGGCACAAGCAGAAGCAGCGGCACCGGGAGCGTGTGAAGCACAGTGAGAGGGCGGAGACGCGCGAGGGGAGCGGGCTGCGCCAGTGCCTGGGCCCCGGCTGCGTGGAGGTGTCCAGGGCCAACTCCAAGTACTGCTCCGAGGACTGCGGCATGAAACTGGCAGCCAA CCGTATCTATGAGATCCTGCCCCAGCGCATCCAGCAGTGGCAGCAGAGCCCCTGCGTGGCGGAGGAGCAGGGCAAGAAGCTGCTGGAGCGGATCCGGCGCGAGCAGCAGCAGGCCCGGCTGCGGCTGCAGGACATGGAGCGCCGCTTCCACGAGCTGGAGAGCATCATCGTCAAGGCCAAGCAGCAGCAGGTCCAGCAGGACGAGGAG GTGAATGAGGGTGACAGTGACGACACAGACCTGCAGATCTTCTGTGTATCCTGCAGCCACCCAGTCAACCCCAAGGTGGCGCTCCGACACATGGAGAGGTGCTACGCCaag TACGAGAGTCAGACGTCCTTCGGCTCCATGTACCCGACACGCATCGAGGG gGCCACCAGGCTGTTCTGCGATGTGTATAACCCCCAGAGCAAGACCTACTGCAAGAGGCTGCAGGTGCTGTGTCCGGAGCACTCCCGAGACCCCAAG GTCCAGGCAGACGAGGTGTGTGGCTGCCCGCTGGTGCGCGATGTGTTCGAGCCCACCGGAGAATTCTGCCGTGTGGCGAAGCGCAAGTGCAACCGGCACTACTGCTGGGAGAAGCTGCGCCGTGCTGAGGTGGACCTGGAGAGAGTGCGAGTg tggTATAAGCTGGATGAGCTGTTTGAGCAGGAGCGGAACGTACGGACTGCCATGACTAACCGCGCCGGCCTGCTGGCCCTCATGCTACACCAGACCATCCAGCACGACCCGCTGACCACCGACCTGCGCACCGGCAAGGACCGCTGA
- the LOC136753990 gene encoding mucin-2-like: protein MPVTVPVTVPVTVPVTVPVTVPVTMPVTVPVTVPVTVPVTVPVTMPVTMPVTVPVTVPVTVPVTVPVTVPVTVPVTVPVTVPVTMPVTVPVTVPVTVPVTVPVTVPVPVTMPVTVPVTVPVTVPVTVPVTMPVTVPVTVPVPVPVTVPVTVPVPVTMPVTMPVTVPVTVPVTVPVTVPVTVPVTVPVTVPVTVPVTVPVTVPVTVPVTMPVTVPVTVPVTVPVTVPVTVPVTMPVTVPVTVPVTVPVTVPVTMPVTMPVTVPVTVPVTVPVTVPVTVPVTVPVTVPVTVPVTMPVTVPVTVPVTVPVTVPVTVPVPVTMPVTVPVTVPVTVPVTMPVTVPVTVPVPVPVTVPVTVPVPVTMPVTMPVTVPVTVPVTVPVTVPVTVPVTVPVTVPVTVPVTVPVTVPVTVPVTMPVTVPVTVPVTMPVTVPVTVPVTVPVTVPVTMPVTVPVTVPVTVPVTVPVTVPVTMPVTVPVTVPVTVPVTMPVTVPVTVPVTVPVTVPVTMPVTVPVTVPVTMPVTVPVTVPVTVPVTVPVTMPVTVPVTVPVTVPVTVPVTMPVTVPVTVPVTVPVTVPVTMPVTVPVTVPVTVPVTVPVTVPVTVPVTMPVTVPVTVPVTVPVTVPVTVPVTVPVTMPVTVPVTVPVTVPVTVPVTVPVTVPVTVPVTVPVTMPVTVPVTVPVTVPVTVPVTVPVTVPVTMPVTVPVTVPVTVPVTVPVTVPVPVTMPVTVPVTVPVTVPVPVTMPVTVPVTVPVTVPVTVPVTVPVTVPVTVPVTVPVTVPVTVPVTVPVTVPCPDL, encoded by the exons ATGCCAGTGACAGTGCCGGTGACAGTGCCGGTGACAGTGCCGGTGACAGTCCCGGTGACAGTCCCGGTGACAATGCCGGTGACAGTGCCGGTGACAGTGCCGGTGACAGTGCCAGTGACAGTGCCAGTGACAATGCCAGTGACAATGCCAGTGACAGTGCCAGTGACAGTCCCGGTGACAGTGCCGGTGACAGTGCCGGTGACAGTGCCGGTGACAGTGCCAGTGACAGTGCCGGTGACAGTGCCAGTGACAATGCCAGTGACAGTGCCGGTGACAGTGCCGGTGACAGTCCCGGTGACAGTGCCGGTGACAGTGCCGGTGCCGGTGACAATGCCAGTGACAGTGCCGGTGACAGTGCCGGTGACAGTGCCAGTGACAGTGCCAGTGACAATGCCAGTGACAGTGCCGGTGACAGTGCCAGTGCCAGTGCCGGTGACAGTGCCGGTGACAGTGCCGGTGCCGGTGACAATGCCAGTGACAATGCCAGTGACAGTCCCGGTGACAGTGCCAGTGACAGTGCCAGTGACAGTCCCGGTGACAGTGCCGGTGACAGTGCCGGTGACAGTCCCGGTGACAGTGCCGGTGACAGTGCCGGTGACAGTCCCGGTGACAGTGCCGGTGACAATGCCAGTGACAGTGCCGGTGACAGTGCCGGTGACAGTGCCGGTGACAGTCCCGGTGACAGTCCCGGTGACAATGCCGGTGACAGTGCCGGTGACAGTGCCGGTGACAGTGCCAGTGACAGTGCCAGTGACAATGCCAGTGACAATGCCAGTGACAGTGCCAGTGACAGTCCCGGTGACAGTGCCGGTGACAGTGCCGGTGACAGTGCCGGTGACAGTGCCAGTGACAGTGCCGGTGACAGTGCCAGTGACAATGCCAGTGACAGTGCCGGTGACAGTGCCGGTGACAGTCCCGGTGACAGTGCCGGTGACAGTGCCGGTGCCGGTGACAATGCCAGTGACAGTGCCGGTGACAGTGCCAGTGACAGTGCCAGTGACAATGCCAGTGACAGTGCCGGTGACAGTGCCAGTGCCAGTGCCGGTGACAGTGCCGGTGACAGTGCCGGTGCCGGTGACAATGCCAGTGACAATGCCAGTGACAGTCCCGGTGACAGTGCCAGTGACAGTGCCAGTGACAGTCCCGGTGACAGTGCCGGTGACAGTGCCGGTGACAGTCCCGGTGACAGTGCCGGTGACAGTGCCGGTGACAGTCCCGGTGACAGTGCCGGTGACAATGCCAGTGACAGTGCCGGTGACAGTGCCGGTGACAATGCCAGTGACAGTGCCGGTGACAGTGCCGGTGACAGTGCCAGTGACAGTGCCAGTGACAATGCCAGTGACAGTGCCGGTGACAGTGCCGGTGACAGTGCCGGTGACAGTGCCGGTGACAGTGCCGGTGACAATGCCAGTGACAGTGCCGGTGACAGTGCCGGTGACAGTGCCAGTGACAATGCCAGTGACAGTGCCGGTGACAGTGCCGGTGACAGTGCCAGTGACAGTGCCAGTGACAATGCCAGTGACAGTGCCGGTGACAGTGCCGGTGACAATGCCAGTGACAGTGCCGGTGACAGTGCCGGTGACAGTGCCAGTGACAGTGCCAGTGACAATGCCAGTGACAGTGCCGGTGACAGTGCCGGTGACAGTGCCGGTGACAGTGCCAGTGACAATGCCAGTGACAGTGCCGGTGACAGTGCCGGTGACAGTGCCAGTGACAGTGCCAGTGACAATGCCAGTGACAGTGCCGGTGACAGTGCCGGTGACAGTCCCGGTGACAGTGCCAGTGACAGTGCCGGTGACAGTGCCAGTGACAATGCCAGTGACAGTGCCAGTGACAGTCCCGGTGACAGTGCCGGTGACAGTGCCGGTGACAGTGCCGGTGACAGTGCCGGTGACAATGCCAGTGACAGTGCCGGTGACAGTGCCGGTGACAGTCCCGGTGACAGTGCCGGTGACAGTCCCGGTGACAGTGCCAGTGACAGTGCCGGTGACAGTGCCAGTGACAATGCCAGTGACAGTGCCAGTGACAGTCCCGGTGACAGTGCCGGTGACAGTGCCGGTGACAGTGCCGGTGACAGTGCCGGTGACAATGCCAGTGACAGTGCCGGTGACAGTGCCGGTGACAGTCCCGGTGACAGTGCCGGTGACAGTGCCGGTGCCGGTGACAATGCCAGTGACAGTGCCGGTGACAGTGCCGGTGACAGTGCCGGTGCCGGTGACAATGCCAGTGACAGTCCCGGTGACAGTGCCAGTGACAGTGCCAGTGACAGTCCCGGTGACAGTGCCGGTGACAGTGCCAGTGACAGTCCCGGTGACAGTGCCGGTGACAGTGCCGGTGACAGTGCCGGTGACAGTGCCGGTGACAGTGCCCTGCCCGG ATCTGTGA